TTTTCTAAATCGGGATAACCCCAACTAAATACAGATAGTTCGGCTCGTTCCTCACCTCCTACTGCATAAGTTGGGATTAACCTTTTATACATGAGAAAATGGCCCGGGATAAAGTTTACCCGGTATATTTGCGGTACACCTCTATGCAGGATCCATACGTCAAGTTGTTCCATGACAAGCAACCTAAACCACTTTTACCTTCATCAGGGAGAGCCCAACCGAAGTTGTTTGCTGGCGTTGAGGGGGCTGATACTTAAACTGGATCACCGGATCACTGAAACGACAAAGTACGGAATGCCCTGTTTCTGCATCGGGAAGAAAATGTTCTGCTATCTATGGGTAGATAAAAAAACGGATGAGCCATATATCCTGATCGTGGAAGGAAACAAAATAGACCATCCCTCCCTGGAAGCAGGCAACCGTTCCCGAATGAAGATTCTAAGGGTCAACCCGAATGAGGATCTGCCGCTATCAGTCATTAACGAAGTACTGGATCTGGCATTGGCGCTCTACATCAATTAGAGGCGTTCTTCCCGACT
This DNA window, taken from Flavobacteriales bacterium, encodes the following:
- a CDS encoding DUF1801 domain-containing protein — its product is MTSNLNHFYLHQGEPNRSCLLALRGLILKLDHRITETTKYGMPCFCIGKKMFCYLWVDKKTDEPYILIVEGNKIDHPSLEAGNRSRMKILRVNPNEDLPLSVINEVLDLALALYIN